The proteins below are encoded in one region of Salmo salar chromosome ssa02, Ssal_v3.1, whole genome shotgun sequence:
- the LOC106564047 gene encoding zinc finger protein 239 — protein MSSLNYSSPAKEDNVCWAEKEALGLNIVVKEEEEDITVKGEEEAFRTIKEEEEEDHVTVKENKKTFGVEEGEVEDFRIKKEEEEDVIVKEEEEPRVKEEEEVISIKLEEEDVLGVKEEEETDQDLINTRERPHCHSDSRKSPSGEQDLETPKPVRPHQCSHCVKSFKWLCYLKEHERIHTGEKPFQCSQCGKSFTQLGSLKIHERSHTREKPYHCSHCENTFFSSGDLLKHKRTHSAERPYQCSQCGKSFIQLGNLKRHLRTHTGEKPYHCSYCEKIFTQLANLKRHERTHKGEKPFQCSQCEKSFTEFGSMKRHERIHTGEKPYHCSQCEMRFSSSWCLKSHKRTHSGEKHFQCTQCVKSYTRLGDLKRHERTHTE, from the exons ATGAGCTCACTAAACTACTCCTCCCCTGCTAAAGAAGATAATGTATGCTGggcggagaaagaagctctggggctgaacattgtcgtgaaagaggaagaggaggatattacagtaaaaggagaggaagaagctttcagaacgataaaggaggaagaggaggaagatcatgttacagtgaaagaaaataaaaaaacatttggagTGGAAGAGGGGGAGGTAGAAGATTTCAGAATAaaaaaggaagaggaggaggatgttatagtgaaagaagaggaagaacctagagtgaaagaggaagaggaggtgatcTCAATAAAACTGGAGGAGGAAGACGTTttgggagtgaaagaggaggaggagacggatcaagatctgattaacacca GAGAGAGACCACACTGTCACTCTGACAGCaggaagagtccttcaggggaacAAGACCTAGAGACGCCCAAACCAGTGAGACCACACCAGTGTTCCCACTGTGTAAAGAGTTTTAAGTGGTTATGTTACCTAAAAGAACATGaacgaatacacacaggagaaaagcctttccaatgttcccagtgtggaaagagttttacccaattagggagcctgaaaatacatgagagatcacacacaagagagaaaccTTACCACTGTTCCCATTGTGAAAATACTTTTTTCTCATCAGGGGACTTGCTAAAGCATAAAAGAACACACTCTGCCGAGAGGCCctaccaatgttcccagtgtggaaagagttttattcagttagggaacctgaaaaggcatttgagaacacacacaggggagaagccctaCCACTGCTCATACTGTGAAAAGATATTTACCCAGCTAGCGAACTTAAAaaggcatgagaggacacacaaagGTGAAAaacctttccaatgttcccagtgtgaaaagagttttacAGAGTTTGGGAGCATGAaaaggcatgagagaatacatacaggggagaagccttaccactgctcccaatgTGAAATGAGATTTTCCTCATCATGGTGCCTAAAATCACACAAGAGGACACACTCAGGAGAGAAGCATTTCCAATGCACTCAGTGTGTAAAGAGTTATACCCGGTTAGGGGACCTGAAAagacatgagaggacacacacagaatga